Proteins encoded by one window of Cupriavidus sp. EM10:
- the hflC gene encoding protease modulator HflC — MNRLISFVIGLFILLAVVSSMLFVVDQRQYAVVFAFGEIKQVVREPGLHFKLPPPLQNVVFMDRRLQTIDVAANERFLTAEKKSMVVDWFVKWRITDPRKFFVAFGGNVRGAQDRMTQRIDAVAREEFGKRTVTDVVAGEREKVMQNIRVGMAEYAQSVGVEILDVRLKRVDLLPAISESVYRRMEAERKRVANELRSTGAAEGEKIRADADRQREVVLAEAYRDAQIVKGEGDAKSSAIYADAFGKDPSFAQFWRSMEAYRNTFRDKGNVMVLEPNSDFFRYMRSAGGNAAPASGSGGKK, encoded by the coding sequence ATGAACCGACTGATTTCCTTCGTCATTGGCCTGTTTATCCTGCTGGCCGTCGTGTCGTCGATGCTGTTCGTGGTCGATCAGCGTCAATATGCCGTGGTCTTTGCCTTCGGCGAGATCAAGCAGGTGGTGCGCGAGCCCGGCCTGCATTTCAAGCTGCCGCCGCCGCTGCAGAACGTGGTCTTCATGGATCGCCGCTTGCAGACGATCGACGTGGCTGCCAACGAGCGTTTCCTGACCGCCGAGAAGAAGTCGATGGTGGTGGACTGGTTCGTCAAATGGCGGATCACCGATCCGCGCAAGTTCTTCGTGGCGTTTGGCGGTAACGTCCGCGGCGCTCAAGACCGCATGACGCAGCGTATCGACGCCGTGGCGCGCGAGGAATTCGGCAAGCGCACCGTGACGGACGTGGTGGCGGGCGAGCGTGAAAAGGTCATGCAGAACATTCGCGTGGGCATGGCCGAATATGCGCAGTCCGTGGGCGTGGAAATCCTGGATGTGCGCCTGAAGCGCGTGGACCTGCTGCCCGCGATCAGCGAGTCGGTCTATCGCCGCATGGAGGCCGAGCGCAAGCGCGTGGCCAACGAGCTGCGTTCGACGGGCGCCGCCGAAGGTGAGAAAATCCGTGCCGATGCCGACCGTCAGCGCGAGGTGGTGCTGGCCGAGGCCTATCGTGACGCTCAGATCGTCAAGGGCGAGGGCGATGCCAAATCGTCGGCGATCTACGCCGATGCCTTTGGCAAGGACCCCAGCTTCGCCCAGTTCTGGCGCAGCATGGAGGCCTACCGGAACACGTTCCGCGACAAGGGCAACGTGATGGTGCTGGAGCCGAATTCGGACTTCTTCCGCTACATGCGTTCGGCGGGCGGCAACGCGGCGCCGGCTTCCGGTAGCGGCGGCAAGAAGTAG
- the hflK gene encoding FtsH protease activity modulator HflK, whose protein sequence is MPLFPRNPDSHFVPGSRAARLARWPRLRAIFSLNDPRWGRNGQDDEDNKDKGRQQNQRPQDGPPDLDELWRDFNRRLNGLLGRKDNGGGGQGNGFGSRPSGKGSNVGIGVIVAAVVGIWLASGFFMVQEGQTAVILQFGKFKYTTGPGINWRAPWPIQSAEVVNLSAVRSVEVGRATSIKDSNLKDSSMLTQDENIIDVRFTVQYDIQDASEFLFFNKTDRGGDEELVTQAAETSVREIVGRNKMDAVLYENREQIAQGLAKSIQSILTAYKTGIRVISVNVQSVQPPEQVQAAFDDVNKASQDRERAISEGQAYANDILPRARGTAARLKEESEAYRARVVAQAEGDASRFRSVQTEYAKAPQVTRDRIYLETMQQIYSNANKILVDAKAGNNLLYLPLDKLMAQLPASGTAPASAPGASTPATTDTPTPDIRSRESMRNRDRDVR, encoded by the coding sequence ATGCCCCTGTTCCCTCGGAATCCTGACTCGCACTTCGTGCCAGGCAGCCGCGCCGCGCGGCTTGCTCGCTGGCCGCGCCTGCGCGCCATCTTCTCGTTGAACGATCCACGCTGGGGTCGTAACGGACAGGACGATGAAGACAACAAGGACAAAGGCCGCCAGCAGAACCAGCGTCCGCAGGACGGCCCGCCCGACCTGGACGAGCTCTGGCGTGACTTCAACCGCCGCCTGAACGGCCTGCTGGGCCGCAAGGACAATGGCGGTGGCGGGCAGGGCAACGGTTTCGGCTCGCGCCCGTCGGGCAAGGGCTCGAACGTCGGCATCGGCGTGATCGTGGCGGCCGTGGTCGGCATCTGGCTGGCCAGCGGCTTCTTCATGGTACAGGAAGGGCAGACCGCCGTGATCCTGCAGTTTGGCAAGTTCAAGTACACCACGGGCCCCGGTATCAACTGGCGCGCGCCGTGGCCGATCCAGTCGGCCGAGGTGGTGAACCTGTCGGCGGTGCGCTCGGTGGAAGTTGGCCGCGCCACGTCGATCAAGGACAGCAACCTCAAGGACTCGTCGATGCTGACGCAGGACGAGAACATCATCGACGTCCGCTTCACGGTCCAGTACGACATCCAGGACGCCAGCGAATTTCTGTTCTTCAACAAGACCGATCGCGGTGGCGACGAAGAACTGGTGACGCAGGCCGCCGAGACGTCGGTGCGCGAGATCGTGGGCCGCAACAAGATGGACGCGGTGCTCTACGAGAACCGCGAGCAGATCGCCCAGGGCCTGGCCAAGTCGATCCAGTCCATCCTGACGGCCTACAAGACCGGTATTCGCGTGATCTCGGTCAACGTGCAGAGCGTGCAGCCGCCCGAGCAGGTGCAGGCCGCGTTCGACGACGTGAACAAGGCGAGCCAGGATCGCGAGCGCGCGATCAGCGAAGGCCAGGCGTATGCCAATGACATCCTGCCGCGGGCCCGGGGCACGGCGGCGCGCCTGAAGGAAGAATCCGAAGCCTACCGTGCCCGCGTGGTGGCGCAGGCCGAAGGTGATGCCTCGCGCTTCCGCTCGGTGCAGACCGAATATGCCAAGGCGCCGCAAGTCACGCGCGACCGTATCTATCTGGAGACCATGCAGCAGATTTACAGCAACGCGAACAAGATCCTCGTCGACGCGAAGGCGGGCAACAACCTGCTGTACCTGCCGCTGGACAAGCTGATGGCGCAACTGCCAGCGTCGGGCACCGCGCCGGCCTCGGCACCGGGCGCAAGCACGCCGGCCACGACCGACACGCCCACGCCGGACATCCGCTCGCGTGAGTCGATGCGCAATCGCGACCGCGACGTTCGCTAA
- the hflX gene encoding GTPase HflX, producing MQPRATSQTDPSRAILVGVDFGKHDFQESLSELALLTSTAGSVPVHTLTGKRSRPDPALFIGSGKAEELKEAADALDADVVVFNHALSPAQQRNLERFLGRHVIDRTGLILDIFGQRAQSHVGKVQVELAQVQYQASRLVRAWSHLERQKGGIGMRGGPGERQLELDRRMLDDRAKRLKTDLARLQRQHHTQRRARARNDTLSISLVGYTNAGKSTLFNALTKARAYAADQLFATLDTTSRRLFLDGFGNVVLSDTVGFIRDLPTQLVAAFRATLDETVHADLLLHVVDASSPVRHEQIEQVNRVLAEINASDIPQIVVMNKIDAAPELLEQGPRIERNEEGVPTRVFISARDGLGLDSLREAVVEVAQWLASRPAEPSPYDPRLEGIPPPPDDDWDTEDPREGVENGPDRAADRPDS from the coding sequence TTGCAACCCAGAGCTACCTCCCAGACCGATCCTTCTCGTGCCATCCTTGTCGGCGTCGATTTCGGCAAGCATGACTTCCAGGAAAGCCTTTCCGAACTGGCGCTGCTGACCTCGACGGCCGGCTCGGTGCCCGTACACACGCTGACCGGCAAGCGTTCGCGCCCCGATCCGGCGCTGTTCATCGGTTCGGGCAAGGCGGAAGAGCTCAAGGAAGCGGCGGACGCCCTGGACGCCGATGTAGTCGTCTTCAACCATGCGTTGAGCCCGGCCCAGCAACGTAACCTGGAGCGCTTTCTCGGGCGCCACGTGATCGACCGTACCGGCCTGATCCTCGATATCTTCGGCCAGCGTGCCCAAAGCCACGTGGGCAAGGTGCAGGTGGAGCTGGCCCAGGTGCAATACCAGGCGTCGCGCCTGGTAAGGGCGTGGAGCCACCTGGAGCGCCAGAAGGGCGGTATCGGCATGCGCGGCGGCCCCGGCGAGCGTCAGCTCGAACTGGACCGCCGGATGCTCGACGACCGTGCCAAGCGGCTCAAGACCGATCTCGCGCGGCTGCAGCGCCAGCACCATACGCAGCGCCGCGCCCGCGCCCGCAACGACACGCTGAGCATTTCGCTGGTCGGCTATACCAACGCGGGCAAGTCGACGCTGTTCAACGCGCTGACCAAGGCGCGCGCCTATGCGGCCGACCAGCTGTTCGCCACGCTCGACACCACGTCGCGCCGCCTGTTCCTCGACGGATTCGGCAACGTGGTGCTGTCCGATACGGTCGGCTTCATCCGCGACCTGCCGACGCAGCTGGTGGCGGCATTCCGCGCGACGCTGGACGAAACCGTTCACGCCGACCTGCTGCTGCACGTGGTGGATGCCTCGAGCCCGGTGCGCCACGAGCAGATCGAACAGGTGAACCGCGTGCTGGCCGAAATCAATGCTTCCGACATTCCGCAGATCGTCGTCATGAACAAGATCGATGCGGCCCCGGAACTGCTGGAGCAGGGGCCGCGCATCGAGCGCAACGAGGAAGGCGTGCCGACGCGCGTGTTCATTTCGGCGCGCGACGGGCTGGGCCTGGATTCCCTGCGCGAGGCGGTTGTCGAGGTTGCGCAGTGGCTGGCTTCCCGGCCCGCTGAGCCGTCCCCGTACGATCCGCGCCTGGAGGGCATTCCGCCTCCGCCAGACGATGACTGGGATACCGAAGACCCCCGTGAAGGCGTCGAAAACGGCCCGGATCGGGCTGCAGACCGCCCAGACTCATAG
- the hfq gene encoding RNA chaperone Hfq, with protein MSNKGQLLQDPFLNALRKEHVPVSIYLVNGIKLQGNIESFDQYVVLLRNTVTQMVYKHAISTVVPARAVNFRVDDSSEG; from the coding sequence ATGAGCAACAAAGGGCAATTGCTACAAGACCCGTTCCTGAACGCGCTGCGCAAAGAGCACGTGCCGGTTTCCATCTATCTCGTCAATGGCATCAAGCTGCAAGGCAATATCGAGTCGTTCGACCAGTACGTCGTCCTGCTGCGCAACACCGTGACGCAAATGGTGTACAAGCATGCGATTTCTACCGTCGTGCCGGCGCGCGCGGTCAATTTCCGTGTGGATGATTCTTCCGAGGGCTGA
- the bamB gene encoding outer membrane protein assembly factor BamB, which translates to MTSLLRTAATRTLVAGTCLGLMAGCSLFSKENKHPPTELKPISATLSVKQAWKADVGKSGPYVMAPVAAGDAVFASGKSGSVMAINASNGQTLWKAKTDLDLTSGPGSDGETTAVAGEKGAIYAFDKSGKQIWKKQVNGEVLSAPLVGNGLVVVRTTDTRVIGLDAGTGDRRWIYQRSQTPLNLRAAMGMVYAGDGIVTGFPGGKLGVLAPGNGVLRWESTVSYPKGVSEIERLNDVTGMPAVMGRQVCATTFQGRIACLELANGQPQWGKDFSSPMGLTQDDSSLFASDETSAVYAFDRQNGNERWKNTDLRYRSLGAPASIGRSVVMGDYEGFVHFLSREDGTVLARMKTDGSAISAAPVIAGQTLVVQTRDGDIYGFVPN; encoded by the coding sequence ATGACGTCATTGCTTCGCACAGCCGCAACCCGTACGCTCGTGGCCGGCACCTGCCTGGGCCTGATGGCGGGCTGCTCGCTGTTCAGCAAGGAAAACAAGCACCCGCCCACCGAACTGAAGCCGATTTCGGCCACGTTGTCCGTCAAGCAGGCCTGGAAGGCTGACGTGGGCAAGAGCGGCCCGTACGTCATGGCGCCGGTGGCGGCGGGCGACGCGGTGTTCGCGTCGGGCAAGAGCGGTTCGGTGATGGCGATCAACGCCAGCAACGGCCAGACCCTCTGGAAGGCCAAGACCGACCTCGACCTGACTTCGGGGCCGGGCTCCGACGGCGAGACGACTGCCGTGGCCGGCGAGAAGGGCGCGATCTACGCATTCGACAAGAGTGGCAAGCAGATCTGGAAGAAGCAGGTCAATGGCGAAGTCCTGTCGGCCCCGCTGGTCGGCAATGGCCTGGTGGTGGTGCGTACCACCGACACCCGCGTCATCGGCCTGGATGCCGGCACTGGCGACCGTCGCTGGATCTACCAGCGCTCGCAGACGCCGCTGAACCTGCGCGCGGCGATGGGCATGGTGTATGCCGGCGACGGCATCGTCACCGGCTTCCCGGGCGGCAAGCTTGGCGTGCTGGCCCCGGGCAACGGTGTGCTGCGCTGGGAAAGCACGGTGTCGTATCCGAAGGGCGTGTCCGAGATCGAGCGTCTGAACGATGTGACCGGCATGCCCGCGGTGATGGGCCGCCAGGTTTGCGCGACCACGTTCCAGGGCCGTATCGCCTGCCTGGAGCTGGCCAACGGCCAGCCGCAGTGGGGCAAGGATTTCTCGTCGCCGATGGGTCTGACGCAGGATGACAGCTCGCTGTTCGCCAGCGACGAAACGTCGGCCGTGTACGCGTTCGATCGCCAGAACGGCAACGAGCGCTGGAAGAATACGGACCTGCGTTACCGCAGCCTGGGTGCACCGGCATCCATCGGCCGTTCGGTGGTGATGGGTGACTATGAAGGTTTTGTCCACTTCCTGTCGCGGGAGGACGGCACCGTCCTGGCGCGCATGAAGACGGACGGCAGCGCGATCAGCGCGGCACCGGTGATCGCCGGTCAGACGCTGGTGGTGCAGACTCGTGACGGCGATATCTACGGCTTCGTGCCGAACTGA
- a CDS encoding tetratricopeptide repeat protein: MAYDLEEQEQLESLKAWWKQYGNTVTWALIVALLAFAGWSGWNYWQRKQAGDAAVLYEQVTKAAEARDAERVKRAATDLEDKFGRTAYGPMSALTAAKVLYDAGDLAGAKTQLQWAIDHGGDDYAPLARVRLAGVLLDEKAYDQGLALVKDAPAQYEALFADRRGDLLAAQDKREEARTAYRRALEKLGASEAGMRQIIQFKLDALGTA, from the coding sequence ATGGCTTACGATCTAGAAGAACAGGAACAGCTTGAGAGCCTCAAGGCCTGGTGGAAACAGTACGGGAATACCGTCACCTGGGCGCTGATTGTCGCCTTGCTGGCGTTCGCGGGCTGGTCCGGCTGGAACTACTGGCAGCGCAAGCAGGCCGGCGACGCGGCCGTGCTGTACGAGCAGGTGACCAAGGCCGCCGAGGCGCGCGACGCCGAGCGCGTCAAGCGCGCGGCCACGGATCTGGAAGACAAGTTCGGCCGCACCGCCTATGGCCCGATGAGCGCGCTGACGGCGGCCAAGGTCCTGTACGACGCGGGCGACCTGGCCGGTGCCAAGACGCAGTTGCAGTGGGCCATCGACCATGGCGGCGACGACTACGCGCCGCTGGCGCGCGTGCGCCTGGCCGGTGTGCTGCTGGACGAGAAGGCCTACGACCAGGGTCTGGCGCTGGTGAAGGATGCGCCCGCGCAGTACGAGGCACTGTTCGCCGACCGCCGTGGCGACCTGCTGGCCGCCCAGGACAAGCGCGAGGAAGCGCGTACCGCCTACCGTCGCGCGCTGGAGAAGCTCGGTGCCAGCGAGGCCGGCATGCGCCAGATCATCCAGTTCAAGCTCGACGCGCTGGGCACCGCGTGA
- the hisS gene encoding histidine--tRNA ligase, producing the protein MSEDKTKADKALQGVKGMNDMLPADAPLWEMFENAARSMLRAYGYQQIRTPIVEHTQLFVRGIGEVTDIVEKEMYSFTDALNGENLTLRPEGTAAAVRATIEHNLLYDGPKRLWYTGPMFRHEKPQRGRYRQFHQLGAEALGFAGPDVDAEIILMCQRLWDDLGLVGVRLELNSLGQAHERAAHREELIKYLEGFKDILDEDGKRRLYTNPLRVLDTKNPALQEMAANAPKLIDFLGSESLAHFEGVQRILKANNIPFKINPRLVRGLDYYNLTVFEWITDKLGAQGTIAGGGRYDPLIQQMGGKSAPACGWAMGIERIIELLREEKLVPESQGCDVYLVHQGQAASEQAMIAGERLRDAGLDVVFHATPDGKSGSFKSQMKRADASGASFAVIIGDDEIAAGTVQVKQLRSGNAAEGGPQTSVPAENVVDFIIDRMVDQIESDDEDEGDEQ; encoded by the coding sequence ATGAGCGAAGACAAGACGAAGGCCGACAAGGCACTGCAGGGCGTGAAGGGCATGAACGACATGCTGCCCGCCGACGCCCCGCTGTGGGAAATGTTCGAGAATGCCGCGCGCAGCATGCTGCGCGCCTATGGCTATCAGCAGATCCGCACGCCGATCGTCGAGCATACGCAGCTCTTCGTGCGCGGAATCGGCGAGGTGACCGACATCGTCGAAAAGGAGATGTATTCCTTCACCGACGCCCTGAACGGCGAAAACCTGACGCTGCGCCCGGAAGGCACCGCGGCGGCCGTGCGCGCCACGATCGAGCACAACCTGCTGTACGACGGCCCGAAACGCCTGTGGTACACCGGGCCGATGTTCCGCCACGAGAAGCCGCAGCGTGGCCGCTATCGCCAGTTCCACCAGCTGGGCGCCGAGGCGCTTGGCTTTGCCGGGCCGGACGTGGATGCCGAGATCATCCTGATGTGCCAGCGCCTGTGGGACGACCTGGGCCTGGTCGGCGTCCGCCTGGAGCTGAACTCGCTGGGACAGGCGCATGAGCGCGCCGCGCACCGCGAGGAACTGATCAAGTACCTGGAAGGCTTCAAGGACATCCTTGACGAGGATGGCAAGCGCCGCCTGTACACCAACCCGCTGCGCGTGCTGGATACGAAGAATCCGGCCCTGCAGGAGATGGCGGCCAACGCGCCCAAGCTGATCGACTTCCTGGGCTCGGAATCGCTGGCCCACTTCGAGGGCGTGCAGCGGATCCTGAAGGCGAACAACATCCCGTTCAAGATCAATCCGCGCCTGGTGCGCGGACTCGACTACTACAACCTGACCGTGTTCGAGTGGATCACCGACAAGCTCGGCGCCCAGGGCACGATCGCCGGCGGTGGCCGCTACGATCCGCTGATCCAGCAGATGGGTGGCAAGTCGGCCCCGGCCTGTGGCTGGGCGATGGGCATCGAGCGCATCATCGAACTGCTGCGCGAGGAAAAGCTGGTGCCGGAATCGCAGGGCTGCGACGTGTATCTGGTCCACCAGGGCCAGGCGGCCAGCGAGCAGGCGATGATCGCCGGCGAGCGGCTGCGCGATGCGGGCCTTGATGTGGTCTTCCACGCCACGCCGGACGGCAAGAGCGGCAGCTTCAAGTCGCAGATGAAGCGCGCCGACGCAAGTGGCGCATCCTTTGCCGTTATCATTGGCGACGACGAAATCGCCGCCGGCACGGTGCAGGTCAAGCAGCTGCGCAGCGGCAATGCGGCCGAAGGTGGCCCGCAGACCAGCGTGCCGGCCGAGAACGTTGTCGACTTCATCATCGACAGGATGGTCGACCAGATCGAATCGGACGACGAAGACGAGGGCGACGAGCAATAA